From a single Nostoc edaphicum CCNP1411 genomic region:
- a CDS encoding NifX-associated nitrogen fixation protein, whose translation MTANNSVNGTATTEVLNSPFLKVLIKQIRGQDSYGVYRTWSDELILKPFIVTKQKKREISVEGEVDAVTQARIMAFFRAVAAGIEQETGLISQVVVDLSHEGFGWALVFSGRLLLTVKTLRDAHRFGFDSLEKLAEEGENYVKKGLDLAKRFPEVGKI comes from the coding sequence ATGACCGCAAATAATAGTGTGAACGGAACCGCTACAACTGAAGTCTTGAACTCACCTTTTCTTAAGGTCTTAATCAAACAAATCCGTGGTCAAGACAGCTATGGAGTTTATCGTACTTGGTCGGATGAGTTGATTCTCAAACCCTTTATTGTCACCAAACAAAAGAAACGGGAAATCTCCGTTGAGGGCGAAGTTGATGCAGTAACTCAAGCCCGGATTATGGCATTTTTTCGGGCTGTAGCGGCTGGGATTGAACAAGAAACAGGTTTGATATCCCAGGTTGTAGTTGATTTGAGCCATGAAGGATTTGGCTGGGCACTAGTTTTTTCTGGTCGTCTTTTGCTAACTGTGAAAACCCTGCGAGATGCTCATCGCTTTGGCTTTGACTCGCTAGAGAAACTGGCAGAAGAGGGAGAAAACTACGTCAAAAAAGGTCTTGATTTGGCGAAGCGCTTTCCTGAAGTTGGCAAAATTTAA
- a CDS encoding FeoA family protein — MFTRFSVTGCSLELLRIGEQAIVTFCKSQNKKILSQLISMGIISGTTITLKQNLPSLIITIGNTDLALDIESVRAIYVRIIDNTIN, encoded by the coding sequence ATGTTTACTCGCTTTAGTGTAACTGGCTGTTCATTAGAATTATTGAGAATAGGAGAGCAAGCAATCGTCACCTTCTGTAAAAGTCAGAATAAAAAAATCTTAAGCCAACTTATATCAATGGGAATAATATCAGGGACTACTATCACTTTAAAACAAAACTTACCTTCTTTGATTATCACAATTGGAAACACAGATTTGGCACTAGATATAGAAAGTGTTCGCGCCATTTACGTTCGTATTATTGATAATACAATTAATTAA
- a CDS encoding CCE_0567 family metalloprotein, with amino-acid sequence MTIEEIQAKIRRLNSKAGQMKMDLHDLAEGLPTDYTQLMDVAAATYEIYRQLDELKQHLKQLENAK; translated from the coding sequence ATGACTATTGAGGAAATACAAGCAAAAATCAGACGGCTTAACAGCAAAGCAGGTCAAATGAAAATGGATCTGCATGATTTAGCCGAAGGTCTGCCAACAGATTACACACAACTTATGGATGTTGCCGCCGCAACTTATGAAATCTATCGCCAGTTAGATGAACTTAAGCAACATCTGAAACAATTGGAGAATGCTAAATGA
- the nifW gene encoding nitrogenase-stabilizing/protective protein NifW, producing MTGTIDEFKKLVDAEEFFQFFNMSYDLEVVNVHRLHILKKFSQHIQEIDDNSPDLSQEEKLNQYSLALQKAYQLFIESTAYEQKLFKVFNDKPKNVVTLTEITSD from the coding sequence ATGACTGGAACTATTGATGAATTCAAGAAGCTCGTAGATGCAGAAGAATTTTTTCAATTCTTTAATATGTCCTACGACTTAGAAGTTGTGAATGTACATCGTCTACATATTCTGAAAAAGTTTTCTCAACACATTCAGGAAATTGATGATAATTCTCCTGACTTGAGTCAAGAAGAGAAATTAAATCAATATTCTTTGGCTTTGCAAAAAGCTTATCAGCTATTTATCGAATCGACAGCTTATGAACAAAAGCTGTTCAAAGTGTTTAACGATAAGCCGAAAAATGTAGTCACACTGACAGAAATCACTTCTGATTAG
- the nifX gene encoding nitrogen fixation protein NifX translates to MKIAFTTSDRVHINAHFGWAKMIDVYEITDEGYHFVETLTFEGELKEDGNEDKITPKLESIGDCTIIYVTAIGGSAAARLIKKGVTPVKARSEEEEISEVLNKLVKTLKGNPPPWLRKALQPKTTNFADEIEDEATV, encoded by the coding sequence ATGAAAATTGCCTTCACGACGAGCGACCGAGTTCATATTAACGCCCACTTCGGATGGGCAAAAATGATTGATGTTTACGAAATTACCGACGAGGGATATCACTTCGTAGAAACCCTCACCTTTGAAGGCGAACTCAAAGAAGATGGTAATGAAGACAAAATCACTCCAAAACTTGAGTCAATAGGTGACTGTACGATTATTTACGTAACAGCAATTGGTGGTAGCGCCGCCGCTCGGTTAATCAAGAAAGGTGTCACCCCAGTGAAGGCGCGATCGGAAGAAGAAGAAATTAGTGAAGTGCTAAATAAGCTAGTAAAAACCCTCAAAGGTAATCCTCCACCTTGGTTGCGTAAAGCTTTGCAGCCAAAAACAACAAACTTTGCTGATGAAATTGAAGACGAAGCAACAGTATGA
- the nifE gene encoding nitrogenase iron-molybdenum cofactor biosynthesis protein NifE, producing the protein MKSTQGKINELLTETGCEHNQHKQAEKKNKSCAQQAQPGAAQGGCAFDGAMIALVPIADAAHLVHGPIACAGNSWGSRGSLSSGPQLYKMGFTTDLGENDVIFGGEKKLYKAILELHDRYQPAAVFVYATCVTALIGDDIDAVCKAAAEKIGTPVVPVIAPGFIGSKNLGNRFGGESLLEYVVGTAEPEHTTPYDINLIGEYNIAGEMWGVTPLLEKLGIRILSKITGDARYNEIRYAHRAKLNVMICSRALLNMARKMEERYNIPYIEESFYGIDDMNRCLRNIAAKLGDADLQERTEKLIAEETAALDLALAPYRARLKGKRVVLYTGGVKSWSIISAARDLGIEVVATSTRKSTEEDKAKIKKLIGNDGIMLEKGNAQELLQLVKDTRADMLIAGGRNQYTALKARIPFLDINQERHHPYAGYVGMIEMARELYEALYSPIWEQIRKPAPWEEEEEV; encoded by the coding sequence ATGAAAAGCACCCAAGGCAAAATCAACGAGCTGCTGACTGAGACAGGATGCGAACATAATCAGCACAAACAAGCGGAAAAGAAAAACAAATCATGCGCTCAACAGGCACAACCTGGCGCGGCTCAAGGGGGCTGTGCCTTTGATGGTGCAATGATTGCTCTAGTGCCGATCGCAGATGCAGCGCATCTAGTCCACGGGCCGATCGCCTGTGCTGGTAATTCCTGGGGCAGTCGTGGTAGTCTGTCGTCTGGCCCTCAACTCTACAAAATGGGCTTTACCACAGACTTGGGTGAAAATGATGTCATCTTCGGTGGCGAAAAGAAACTCTACAAAGCGATTTTGGAACTTCACGATCGCTACCAACCAGCAGCAGTATTCGTCTACGCCACTTGCGTTACAGCCTTAATTGGCGATGATATCGATGCTGTCTGCAAAGCTGCGGCTGAGAAAATTGGTACTCCTGTTGTTCCCGTCATTGCCCCAGGATTCATTGGCAGTAAAAATCTCGGCAACCGTTTTGGCGGTGAATCTTTATTAGAATATGTTGTCGGAACAGCAGAACCGGAACATACAACGCCCTATGATATTAACTTAATCGGTGAATACAACATCGCCGGTGAAATGTGGGGAGTAACACCACTGCTAGAAAAATTAGGCATCCGTATTTTGTCTAAAATTACGGGCGATGCTCGCTACAATGAAATTCGCTACGCCCACCGCGCCAAGCTCAACGTCATGATCTGCTCACGAGCGTTGCTGAATATGGCAAGAAAGATGGAGGAGCGTTACAACATCCCTTACATTGAAGAGTCTTTCTACGGCATTGATGATATGAATCGCTGTCTGCGAAACATCGCCGCTAAATTAGGCGACGCTGATTTGCAGGAGCGGACAGAAAAGCTAATTGCAGAAGAAACGGCTGCTTTAGATTTGGCATTAGCTCCTTATCGCGCTCGACTCAAAGGTAAGCGGGTTGTTTTGTATACTGGTGGTGTTAAGAGTTGGTCGATTATTTCGGCTGCTAGAGACTTGGGCATTGAAGTTGTTGCTACCAGTACTCGAAAAAGTACTGAAGAAGATAAAGCCAAAATCAAGAAGTTGATTGGCAACGATGGCATCATGCTAGAGAAAGGCAACGCTCAAGAATTGCTACAACTGGTTAAAGATACTCGCGCAGATATGCTGATTGCTGGTGGACGTAACCAATACACAGCTTTGAAAGCTAGGATTCCTTTCCTTGATATCAACCAAGAACGCCACCATCCTTATGCAGGTTATGTAGGAATGATTGAGATGGCGCGGGAACTGTACGAAGCTCTGTATAGCCCGATTTGGGAACAAATACGCAAACCCGCTCCTTGGGAAGAAGAGGAGGAAGTTTAA
- a CDS encoding site-specific integrase yields MRTRVLLELEKVNLRLKSAKAKVTIRESNGSLQLRATLPIKPGDKDSNGTGRKQYNLSLNIPSNLDGLKTAEEEAYELGKLIARKTFEWNDKYLGNEAIKKEFKTIGELLEDFESEYFKTHKRTTKSEHTFFYYFSRTKRFTNPKDLATAENLISSIEQIDKEWAKYNAARAIAAFCITFKIDIDLSKYSKMPENNSRNIPTDAEISEGIIKFEDYQHNRGNQVNQNVQDSWQLWRWTYGMLAVFGLRPRELFINPDIDWWLSQENVDLTWKVHKDSKTGERQALPLYRQWIEDFDLKNPKYLEMLRGAIAKKDNTNHAEITALTQRVSWWFRKIGLDFKPYDLRHAWAIRAHILGIPIKAAADNLGHSVQVHTQTYQRWFSLDMRKLAINQALSKRNEVELIREENAKLRMENESLKLEIEKLRMEMVYKQS; encoded by the coding sequence ATGAGAACTAGAGTACTACTAGAATTAGAAAAAGTTAATCTGCGTTTGAAGTCTGCAAAGGCAAAGGTGACAATTAGAGAATCGAATGGAAGTCTGCAATTACGGGCGACGTTACCAATTAAACCGGGAGACAAAGATAGCAATGGTACTGGGAGAAAACAATACAATCTCAGCTTGAATATTCCTTCTAACTTAGATGGACTCAAGACGGCTGAGGAAGAAGCCTATGAATTAGGGAAGTTAATCGCTCGTAAAACTTTTGAATGGAATGATAAATATTTAGGTAATGAGGCAATTAAAAAAGAATTTAAGACTATAGGAGAATTACTCGAAGACTTTGAGAGTGAGTATTTTAAAACTCATAAACGAACTACTAAAAGCGAACATACTTTTTTTTATTACTTTTCCCGAACAAAGAGATTTACGAATCCTAAAGATTTGGCAACTGCTGAAAATCTGATCAGTTCAATTGAACAAATAGATAAAGAATGGGCTAAGTATAATGCAGCTAGAGCGATCGCAGCATTTTGTATAACATTTAAAATCGACATCGATTTATCTAAATATTCCAAAATGCCGGAGAATAATTCCCGAAATATACCGACCGATGCAGAAATATCTGAGGGAATTATCAAGTTTGAAGATTACCAACATAACAGAGGTAATCAAGTTAATCAAAATGTTCAAGATAGCTGGCAACTTTGGCGCTGGACGTATGGAATGTTAGCAGTTTTTGGCTTACGTCCACGGGAACTTTTCATTAATCCTGATATTGATTGGTGGTTGAGTCAAGAAAATGTAGATTTGACATGGAAAGTTCATAAAGATTCTAAGACTGGTGAGAGACAAGCATTGCCATTATATCGGCAATGGATTGAGGATTTTGATTTGAAAAATCCGAAGTATTTAGAGATGTTAAGGGGTGCGATCGCTAAAAAAGATAACACTAATCATGCTGAGATAACGGCGTTAACACAGCGAGTTAGTTGGTGGTTCCGCAAGATAGGATTAGATTTTAAACCCTATGATTTGCGTCACGCTTGGGCAATTCGGGCGCATATTTTGGGAATACCAATTAAAGCGGCGGCGGATAATTTGGGGCATAGTGTGCAAGTTCACACCCAAACTTATCAGCGTTGGTTTTCGCTAGATATGCGGAAGTTGGCGATTAATCAGGCGTTGAGTAAAAGGAATGAAGTTGAGTTGATTAGAGAGGAGAATGCTAAGTTAAGGATGGAGAATGAAAGCTTGAAGCTGGAGATTGAAAAATTAAGAATGGAAATGGTTTATAAACAAAGTTAA
- a CDS encoding HesB/IscA family protein translates to MAVILSEKAEFHLRAFLKGSASDANGATKGVRISVRDGGCSGYEYAIDITSKPQPDDLVSQQGKVLVYVDAKSAPLLDGVIVDFVEGVMESGFKFINPNATDTCGCGKSFKTDDGTPTGVPCS, encoded by the coding sequence ATGGCCGTTATTTTATCAGAAAAAGCAGAATTTCATCTGCGGGCATTCCTCAAAGGTTCCGCATCCGATGCTAATGGCGCAACTAAAGGTGTCCGCATTTCTGTAAGAGATGGTGGTTGCAGTGGCTATGAATATGCGATAGACATCACCAGCAAGCCTCAACCAGATGATTTAGTAAGCCAGCAAGGCAAAGTGCTAGTTTACGTTGATGCCAAAAGTGCGCCCTTATTAGACGGAGTTATCGTTGACTTCGTTGAGGGAGTGATGGAAAGCGGTTTTAAGTTCATCAACCCCAATGCAACTGATACCTGCGGTTGTGGAAAGTCCTTCAAAACAGACGATGGTACGCCTACTGGTGTACCTTGCAGCTAA
- the nifN gene encoding nitrogenase iron-molybdenum cofactor biosynthesis protein NifN has product MAIVTASNKALTVNPLKQSQALGATLAFLGLKGTMPLFHGSQGCTAFAKVVLVRHFREAIPLATTAMTEVTTILGGEENVEQAILTLVEKANPEIIGLCTTGLTETRGDDIEGFLKEIRDRHPELNDLAIVFAPTPDFKGALQDGFAVAVESIVKEIPRPGGLRTEQVTVLAGSAFTPGDVQEIKEIITSFGLVPIFVPDLGASLDGHLEDNYSAVTVSGTTLKQLREVGSSAFTLALGESMRGAAKILEERFGTPYEVFGELTGLEPVDEFIQALAILSGNSVPEKYRRQRRQLQDAMLDTHFYFGAKRVSLALEPDLLWSTVHFLQSMGSQIHAVVTTTRSPLLEKLPVKSITIGDLEDFESLAGGSDLLIGNSNVGAIAKRLSIPLYRLGLPIYDRLGNGQFTKVGYRGTMELLFGIGNLFLEAEEARVKQFQEFGTVSAEF; this is encoded by the coding sequence ATGGCGATCGTTACCGCTTCTAACAAAGCACTGACAGTTAATCCCCTCAAGCAAAGTCAAGCTTTGGGCGCAACCTTAGCCTTTTTGGGATTGAAAGGGACAATGCCCTTATTCCACGGTTCTCAAGGTTGTACTGCTTTCGCCAAAGTTGTCCTAGTGCGGCATTTCCGGGAAGCAATCCCCCTTGCTACCACAGCGATGACGGAAGTTACTACAATCTTGGGTGGTGAAGAGAATGTGGAGCAAGCAATTCTGACTCTGGTGGAAAAAGCTAATCCAGAAATTATTGGTTTATGTACCACTGGGTTAACGGAAACTAGAGGCGATGACATCGAAGGTTTTCTGAAGGAAATCCGCGATCGCCATCCCGAATTGAATGATTTAGCGATCGTTTTTGCACCTACCCCAGATTTTAAAGGTGCGTTGCAAGATGGTTTTGCTGTCGCTGTGGAAAGCATAGTTAAGGAAATTCCTCGCCCAGGTGGACTCAGAACTGAACAAGTCACCGTTTTGGCGGGTTCTGCTTTCACACCTGGGGATGTACAGGAAATCAAAGAGATAATCACGTCCTTTGGATTAGTGCCGATCTTTGTACCTGACCTTGGCGCTTCTCTAGATGGACATTTAGAGGATAATTACAGTGCGGTTACAGTCAGTGGGACTACCTTAAAACAGCTACGAGAAGTAGGTAGTTCTGCCTTTACCCTGGCATTGGGTGAAAGTATGCGGGGGGCTGCCAAGATTCTCGAAGAACGCTTTGGTACACCTTATGAGGTGTTTGGCGAACTGACTGGATTAGAACCAGTAGATGAATTTATCCAAGCATTGGCGATTCTGAGCGGTAATAGTGTACCCGAAAAATACCGCCGCCAACGTCGTCAGTTGCAAGATGCGATGCTGGACACCCACTTTTACTTCGGTGCAAAACGAGTTTCTCTAGCACTAGAACCAGATTTGTTGTGGTCAACCGTGCATTTCCTGCAATCGATGGGTAGTCAAATTCATGCTGTGGTGACAACCACGCGATCGCCTCTCTTAGAAAAACTCCCAGTTAAAAGCATTACCATCGGCGACTTAGAAGATTTTGAGAGTCTAGCGGGTGGTTCTGATTTGCTGATTGGTAACTCGAATGTCGGTGCGATCGCAAAACGCCTCTCGATTCCTCTTTATCGTCTAGGACTGCCCATTTATGACCGCTTAGGTAATGGTCAATTTACCAAAGTTGGCTATCGAGGCACGATGGAGCTTTTATTTGGCATCGGCAACCTGTTTTTAGAGGCAGAAGAAGCGAGAGTTAAGCAATTCCAAGAGTTCGGAACTGTGAGCGCAGAGTTTTGA
- the nifK gene encoding nitrogenase molybdenum-iron protein subunit beta produces the protein MPQNPEKIQDHVELFHQPEYQQLFENKKQFENGHEPEEVQRVAEWTKGWDYREKNFAREALTVNPAKGCQPLGAIFAAVGFEGTLPFVQGSQGCVAYFRTHLTRHYKEPFSGVSSSMTEDAAVFGGLQNMIDGLANSYQLYKPKMIAVCTTCMAEVIGDDLQAFINNSKQAGSVPQDFPVPYAHTPSFVGSHITGYDNMMKGILSNLTAGHKKETSNGKINFIPGFDTYVGNNREIKRIASLFGFDYTILADNSDYLDSPNTGEFDMYPGGTKLEDAADSINAKATIALQAHSTPKTREYIEKEWKQPTSVSRPWGIKGTDEFLMKLSELSGIPIPQELEIERGRAVDAMTDSHSWIHGKRFAIYGEPDLVYSVVGFMLEMGAEPVHVLVHNSNEVFEAEMKELLASSPFGQHATVWPGKDLWHMRSLLFTEPVDFLVGNTYGKYLWRDTKIPLVRIGYPIMDRHHLHRYATIGYQGVINLLNWTVNTLFEEIDRNTNIPSKTDISYDLIR, from the coding sequence ATGCCTCAGAATCCAGAAAAAATTCAAGATCACGTCGAGTTATTCCACCAGCCTGAGTACCAACAGCTATTTGAAAACAAAAAGCAGTTTGAAAACGGTCACGAACCCGAAGAAGTACAACGGGTTGCAGAGTGGACAAAGGGTTGGGATTATCGTGAAAAGAACTTCGCTCGTGAAGCTTTAACCGTTAACCCTGCTAAAGGCTGCCAACCACTAGGAGCAATCTTTGCTGCTGTTGGTTTTGAAGGTACTCTACCTTTCGTTCAAGGTTCTCAAGGTTGCGTTGCTTACTTCCGCACCCACTTAACCCGTCACTACAAAGAGCCATTCTCTGGTGTATCTTCTTCAATGACTGAAGATGCAGCCGTGTTTGGTGGTCTGCAAAACATGATCGATGGGTTGGCGAACTCTTACCAACTGTACAAGCCCAAGATGATCGCTGTCTGCACCACCTGTATGGCAGAAGTAATTGGTGATGACTTACAAGCCTTCATCAACAACTCTAAGCAAGCTGGTTCAGTTCCTCAAGATTTCCCAGTACCTTACGCTCACACCCCTAGCTTTGTCGGTTCCCACATCACTGGTTACGACAACATGATGAAGGGAATTCTTTCTAACTTGACCGCAGGTCATAAGAAAGAAACCAGCAATGGTAAAATCAACTTCATCCCAGGTTTTGACACCTACGTGGGTAACAACCGCGAAATCAAGCGGATTGCTTCTTTGTTCGGCTTTGACTACACAATTCTAGCCGACAACAGCGACTACTTGGATTCACCAAACACAGGTGAATTCGATATGTACCCAGGTGGTACAAAGTTAGAAGATGCAGCAGATTCAATCAATGCGAAAGCTACGATCGCTCTGCAAGCACACTCTACACCCAAAACCCGCGAGTACATCGAAAAAGAATGGAAGCAACCAACCTCAGTTTCCCGTCCTTGGGGCATTAAGGGTACTGATGAGTTCTTGATGAAACTCAGCGAATTGAGTGGTATCCCCATTCCTCAAGAATTGGAAATCGAACGCGGTCGTGCAGTTGATGCCATGACTGACTCTCACTCATGGATTCACGGCAAGCGCTTCGCTATCTACGGCGAACCAGATTTAGTATACAGCGTAGTTGGCTTTATGCTAGAAATGGGTGCTGAACCTGTGCATGTCTTGGTTCACAACAGCAACGAAGTATTTGAAGCAGAAATGAAAGAACTGCTTGCTTCTAGCCCCTTCGGTCAACATGCAACTGTTTGGCCTGGTAAGGACTTGTGGCACATGCGTTCACTGTTGTTCACCGAACCAGTAGACTTCTTAGTTGGTAACACATACGGTAAGTACCTGTGGCGCGACACCAAGATTCCCCTCGTGAGAATCGGCTACCCCATCATGGATCGCCACCACCTACACCGCTATGCCACCATTGGTTATCAAGGTGTGATCAACCTCCTCAACTGGACTGTAAACACCCTGTTTGAAGAAATCGATCGCAACACCAACATTCCTTCTAAGACAGATATTTCCTACGACTTGATTCGTTAG
- a CDS encoding Mo-dependent nitrogenase C-terminal domain-containing protein: METINHTHEHTHTHPHPNYHPPNQKKPGWFHNLLNPLRRVVDEIQVKNNRIAHLICQTIPCCCPFERQIKLFGKTIDIPPLCKLNPLYDEFVGLRFRALSYLADVCGEDVTKYIC, from the coding sequence ATGGAAACCATCAATCACACTCACGAACACACTCACACTCATCCTCATCCTAATTACCATCCACCTAATCAGAAAAAACCAGGGTGGTTCCACAATCTTCTTAATCCGTTGCGCCGTGTGGTGGATGAAATTCAGGTTAAAAATAATCGCATCGCTCATCTAATTTGCCAAACAATTCCTTGTTGTTGTCCCTTTGAGCGACAAATTAAATTATTTGGGAAGACTATTGATATCCCACCACTATGTAAACTCAATCCTTTATATGACGAATTTGTAGGATTGCGTTTCCGCGCTCTATCTTACCTCGCCGATGTATGTGGAGAGGATGTCACGAAATACATTTGCTAA
- a CDS encoding HesA/MoeB/ThiF family protein → MVNLTPTELERYRRQMMLPNFGETAQKRLKSATVLVTGVGGLGGTAALYLAVAGVGRLILVRGGDLRLDDMNRQVLMTDDWVGKPRVFKAKETLDAINPDVQVEIVHDYITPENVDSLVQSADMALDCAHNFTERNLLNEACVRSRKPMVEAAMNGMEAYLTTIIPGVTPCLSCLFPEKPDWDQRGFSVLGAVSGTLACLTALEAIKLITGFSQPLLSQLLTIDLNRMEFAKRRSHRDRSCPVCGNSAPWRHAQANSMEPTGITQNSH, encoded by the coding sequence TTGGTTAACCTGACGCCTACCGAATTAGAACGCTATCGTCGCCAAATGATGCTTCCGAATTTTGGCGAAACAGCACAGAAACGCCTAAAGTCAGCGACAGTTTTGGTTACAGGTGTGGGAGGATTAGGCGGTACGGCGGCGCTTTACTTAGCAGTAGCGGGCGTTGGGCGGCTAATCTTAGTCCGGGGTGGTGACTTGCGGCTAGATGATATGAATCGTCAGGTTCTTATGACTGATGATTGGGTAGGTAAGCCAAGGGTATTCAAAGCTAAAGAAACTCTGGATGCGATTAATCCTGATGTCCAAGTGGAAATTGTTCATGATTACATCACCCCGGAAAATGTAGATTCGTTAGTGCAGTCGGCTGATATGGCTCTTGATTGCGCCCACAACTTTACAGAGCGCAATTTGTTAAATGAAGCCTGTGTGCGATCGCGTAAGCCAATGGTGGAAGCCGCAATGAATGGCATGGAGGCTTACCTGACGACGATTATTCCTGGTGTGACTCCTTGCTTGTCTTGTCTGTTTCCAGAAAAGCCTGATTGGGATCAGCGCGGCTTTTCAGTTCTAGGCGCTGTTTCTGGAACCCTAGCTTGTCTAACAGCACTGGAAGCTATCAAGCTGATCACCGGATTTAGTCAGCCTCTATTGTCGCAATTGCTGACAATCGACCTAAATCGGATGGAATTTGCTAAACGCCGTTCTCACCGCGATCGCTCTTGTCCAGTATGCGGTAATAGTGCGCCTTGGAGACACGCACAGGCTAATTCGATGGAACCCACAGGTATTACACAAAATAGTCATTAG
- a CDS encoding 2Fe-2S iron-sulfur cluster-binding protein, which produces MASYQVRLINKKEDIDTTIEVDEETTILEAAEENGIELPFSCHAGSCSSCVGKVVEGEVNQDDQNFLDDDQVSKGYALLCVTYPRSNCTIKTHQEAYLV; this is translated from the coding sequence ATGGCTTCCTACCAAGTTAGATTAATCAACAAAAAAGAAGACATCGACACCACAATTGAAGTTGACGAAGAGACGACAATCTTGGAAGCAGCAGAAGAGAATGGTATTGAGTTGCCCTTTTCATGTCATGCAGGTTCCTGCTCTAGCTGTGTTGGTAAAGTTGTCGAAGGTGAAGTTAATCAAGACGATCAAAACTTTTTAGATGATGATCAGGTTTCTAAAGGATACGCTCTACTTTGTGTAACTTATCCTCGTTCTAATTGCACAATCAAAACACATCAAGAAGCGTATCTCGTATAA
- a CDS encoding TOBE domain-containing protein has translation MEISARNSLKGTVKQVVHGSVNTEITLELAPGVELVSIITKSSAEKLGLTEGKQAYAVIKSSDVIVAVD, from the coding sequence ATGGAAATTAGCGCTCGTAATTCTCTTAAGGGTACTGTCAAACAAGTTGTACATGGTTCAGTTAATACTGAGATAACTTTAGAACTAGCACCAGGAGTAGAGCTAGTATCAATCATCACAAAATCATCGGCAGAAAAGCTAGGGCTTACAGAAGGTAAACAAGCTTATGCCGTAATTAAATCATCAGATGTAATAGTTGCTGTTGATTGA